From a single Lewinella sp. LCG006 genomic region:
- a CDS encoding proprotein convertase P-domain-containing protein — translation MASSGKPGDAFFSVYDSFPIQVTGLPDHLGEKLGLGKICITIIHLRVSDLKVELQSPDGSSIWLTNRNGGATARDYYDACFRRNSFSGYIHQATPPFVNGEYIPDGRMGFLNSGQNPNGTWWLRISDLREGETRGSIFVRLKRKEMISKRRYVSYCLFDKGVFNNSDSLCIWQGQFFGEKNLPNYGFGHYVSCNAEQQGISVGGYDTYGML, via the coding sequence GTGGCGTCATCGGGGAAACCTGGTGACGCCTTTTTTAGTGTGTATGATTCTTTCCCTATTCAGGTGACTGGATTGCCAGATCACTTAGGTGAAAAGTTGGGGTTGGGGAAAATTTGTATTACGATTATTCACCTTAGAGTGTCGGATCTTAAGGTGGAATTGCAAAGCCCTGATGGGAGTAGCATATGGCTGACCAACCGCAATGGTGGTGCAACAGCAAGAGACTATTATGATGCATGTTTTCGTAGGAATAGCTTCTCCGGTTATATACATCAGGCTACTCCTCCTTTCGTAAACGGAGAATATATACCAGATGGGCGGATGGGTTTTCTTAATAGTGGCCAGAACCCTAATGGGACCTGGTGGTTGAGGATTAGTGATTTGCGGGAAGGGGAAACAAGAGGGAGTATCTTCGTCAGGTTAAAGAGGAAGGAGATGATAAGCAAAAGACGGTATGTGAGTTATTGCTTGTTTGACAAAGGGGTTTTCAATAATTCAGATAGTCTTTGTATTTGGCAGGGCCAGTTTTTTGGAGAAAAGAATTTACCCAACTATGGATTTGGGCATTATGTATCCTGCAATGCCGAGCAGCAGGGGATAAGCGTAGGTGGTTATGATACTTATGGTATGTTGTAG